One window from the genome of Thalassospira xiamenensis M-5 = DSM 17429 encodes:
- a CDS encoding peptidase domain-containing ABC transporter, with protein MNIENMDFALNYRMGLASNDAQSDFDACLWPLLQALGWRGLPRQVAEALPHMDEALDLTDFRNVLANLNYRSREIDTTFDRIDDRLMPCLFVPDNGTALVVIKPENAGIRVFDGGTSREMVIKPGNLPGRLFQFTQAGRHERFFEEDKRGWFGGITDRFSALGGQLLLITLMLNLMALASPIFVMGIYDRVIGTRSIPMLIQFGIGMGIVLILDWVLRNLRSQMVSHFGARLDTLVSSAIFERLLSLPPAFTERAPVGVQISRIRDFESVREFFSGPMALVILEMPFLPIFLIVLAILGGWLALIPIGLIVVFVLIGLVSFPVVSRRVSELGRNGANRQEFLVETVGKMQALKYTGTEHRWLSRFRDISADTAYAGFRVAMINNLINTSAQILMVSSGALILAFGAVQVMAGSMTVGALVASMMLAWRVLGPINQAFVGMPRLAQLRGSVRQINRLMTLAPERDLVPRTVGQRRFEGNVTFSRVSFRYTPDSDPALVGVNFDIKAGQVVALVGSNGAGKSSLIKLIAGMYQPQAGAVLIDGADIRQMDPQTLRQSISYVPQDVEFFRGSIAQNLRLANPIASPDELRMACMSAGILSEIEALPDGFETRIGDQHSSRFSTSFLQRLALARAFVREAPIILFDEPTNGLDQKADRAFQHAINRLRGGSTIFLITHRPSHLDLADRIIVLEAGQVRADAPPARIKQQVLDGGFL; from the coding sequence ATGAATATCGAAAACATGGACTTCGCGCTGAATTACCGCATGGGCCTTGCCAGCAATGACGCCCAGTCGGATTTTGATGCCTGCCTGTGGCCTTTGTTGCAGGCGCTTGGCTGGCGTGGGTTGCCCCGTCAGGTCGCAGAAGCATTGCCGCATATGGACGAGGCCCTTGATCTGACCGATTTTCGCAATGTGCTGGCGAACCTGAATTACCGGTCGCGCGAAATCGATACCACATTTGATCGGATCGATGATCGGTTGATGCCCTGTCTGTTCGTGCCCGATAACGGCACCGCACTTGTGGTGATCAAGCCGGAAAATGCGGGCATCCGGGTGTTTGATGGCGGCACCAGCCGCGAAATGGTGATCAAGCCGGGCAATCTTCCCGGGCGGTTGTTCCAGTTTACCCAGGCCGGGCGTCACGAACGGTTTTTTGAAGAGGACAAACGCGGCTGGTTTGGCGGAATAACCGACCGGTTTTCCGCCCTTGGTGGACAGCTTTTGCTGATTACCCTGATGCTGAACCTGATGGCGCTGGCCAGCCCGATTTTCGTAATGGGGATCTATGACCGGGTCATTGGAACGCGGTCGATCCCCATGTTGATCCAGTTCGGGATCGGCATGGGGATTGTCCTGATCCTTGACTGGGTCCTGCGCAATCTGCGCAGCCAGATGGTCAGCCATTTTGGGGCGCGCCTTGATACACTTGTCAGCAGTGCCATTTTCGAACGGCTCCTGTCCCTGCCACCCGCCTTTACCGAACGTGCCCCGGTCGGGGTTCAGATTTCGCGGATTCGCGACTTTGAAAGCGTCCGCGAATTCTTTAGCGGCCCGATGGCGCTTGTCATTCTGGAAATGCCCTTCCTGCCGATCTTCCTGATTGTTCTGGCGATCCTTGGGGGGTGGCTTGCACTTATCCCGATTGGGCTGATCGTTGTTTTTGTCCTGATCGGGCTGGTGTCTTTTCCGGTGGTGTCACGACGGGTTTCGGAACTTGGCCGCAATGGTGCGAACCGGCAGGAATTTCTGGTCGAGACGGTCGGCAAGATGCAGGCGTTGAAATATACAGGCACAGAACATCGCTGGCTGTCGCGTTTCCGCGATATTTCGGCCGATACGGCTTATGCCGGGTTCCGGGTGGCAATGATCAATAATCTGATCAACACATCGGCACAGATTCTGATGGTCTCATCCGGGGCGCTTATCCTTGCCTTTGGCGCGGTTCAGGTCATGGCGGGTTCAATGACCGTCGGCGCACTTGTGGCATCGATGATGCTGGCATGGCGTGTACTTGGCCCGATCAATCAGGCGTTTGTCGGTATGCCGCGGCTGGCACAGCTTCGCGGGTCTGTCCGGCAGATAAACCGTCTGATGACGCTGGCACCGGAACGTGATCTGGTGCCGCGCACGGTTGGCCAACGCCGTTTCGAGGGCAATGTCACCTTCTCGCGTGTCAGCTTCCGATATACGCCGGACTCCGATCCGGCACTGGTCGGGGTGAATTTCGATATCAAGGCCGGACAGGTGGTTGCGCTTGTCGGATCGAACGGGGCGGGCAAGTCATCGCTGATCAAATTGATCGCCGGGATGTATCAGCCACAGGCCGGTGCGGTTCTGATCGACGGCGCGGACATTCGCCAGATGGATCCGCAAACCTTGCGTCAGTCCATTTCCTATGTGCCGCAGGATGTTGAATTTTTCCGTGGATCAATTGCGCAAAACCTGCGCCTTGCCAATCCGATTGCATCACCCGATGAATTGCGGATGGCCTGTATGTCGGCGGGTATTCTTTCGGAAATCGAAGCCCTGCCCGACGGTTTTGAAACACGGATCGGCGATCAGCATTCCTCGCGCTTTTCGACAAGCTTCCTGCAACGCCTGGCACTTGCGCGTGCCTTCGTCCGCGAAGCACCGATCATCCTGTTTGACGAGCCGACCAATGGTCTGGATCAAAAAGCGGATCGGGCATTCCAGCATGCGATCAACCGTCTGCGCGGCGGATCGACGATTTTCCTGATTACCCATCGGCCAAGCCATCTTGATCTGGCCGACCGCATCATTGTTCTTGAAGCAGGTCAGGTGCGCGCCGATGCGCCGCCAGCACGCATCAAGCAGCAGGTGCTTGACGGAGGTTTCCTATGA